A portion of the Gossypium arboreum isolate Shixiya-1 chromosome 8, ASM2569848v2, whole genome shotgun sequence genome contains these proteins:
- the LOC108450773 gene encoding S-type anion channel SLAH2 isoform X1 codes for MDHGENPVSIELQEPAEPVPQLLKLISSNEVAGFDSIMQEGETPVFPNPTNSSQPNGHQRKLSISISMPSSPTGATSAGTKNVLFVQDNAKGFKNGVPESCVGSKAKPKGVKFLSQPMPKGSVFGEGANMNQNPNVKKFKDKRFDSFKTWSGKLERQLTNLRGRQQESESEDDSVRPSENEALPVDRYFDALEGPELETLRASEEIVLPDDKTWPFLLRYPISSFGICLGVSSQAIMWKTLATATSTKFLHISLTVNLILWWISVALVAIVASIYLTKVILYFEAVRREYYHPIRVNFFFAPWISLLFLAIGVPPSVASSLPVALWYVLMTPFLCLELKIYGQWMSGGQRRLSKVANPSNHLSVVGNFVGALLGASMGLKEGPVFFFAVGLAHYTVLFVTLYQRLPTNETLPKELHPVFFLFVAAPSVASMAWANIQGSFDYGSRIAYFIALFLYFSLAVRINFFRGFKFSLAWWAYTFPMTGAAIATMRYSSAVTNVVTQTLSVILSVVATLTVTALLVTTILHAFVQRDLFPNDIAIAISDRKPKSHRRWFNLNRHGSSEHNADIDTFLKFANGDTKDIEAALKISSAEAK; via the exons atggATCATGGTGAGAATCCGGTTTCAATAGAGTTGCAGGAACCTGCTGAACCAGTTCCACAGCTCCTCAAACTTATATCATCCAATGAAGTGGCTGGCTTTGATAGCATCATG CAGGAAGGTGAAACGCCTGTTTTCCCAAATCCAACCAATAGTTCTCAACCCAATGGTCATCAGAGGAAGCTTTCTATTTCAATCAGCATGCCTTCATCTCCTACAGGAGCTACCTCAGCAGGCACCAAGAATGTTTTATTTGTTCAGGACAATGCCAAAGGTTTCAAGAATGGAGTTCCGGAATCTTGTGTGGGTAGTAAGGCAAAGCCTAAAGGAGTCAAGTTTCTGTCTCAGCCAATGCCCAAAGGATCAGTGTTTGGGGAGGGAGCTAATATGAATCAAAATCCAAACGTCAAAAAGTTCAAGGACAAGAGGTTCGATTCATTCAAAACATGGTCTGGGAAACTTGAAAGGCAGCTAACCAATTTACGAGGAAGGCAGCAGGAAAGTGAATCAGAAGACGACTCTGTGAGACCTTCAGAGAATGAAGCCTTACCTGTGGACCGATACTTTGATGCACTTGAAGGACCAGAGTTGGAGACCCTAAGG GCTTCGGAGGAGATTGTGCTTCCAGATGACAAGACTTGGCCTTTCCTTCTTAGGTATCCAATCTCTTCATTTGGTATCTGTCTGGGAGTTAGCAGCCAAGCTATTATGTGGAAAACACTGGCCACTGCTACCTCTACAAAATTTCTTCACATCAGCCTCACTGTAAATCTCATCCTATGGTGGATATCTGTCGCTCTGGTAGCCATTGTTGCTTCCATCTACCTTACCAAAGTGATACTCTACTTCGAAGCTGTTCGTAGAGAGTATTACCATCCCATCCGAGTCAACTTCTTCTTTGCTCCTTGGATATCTCTTCTCTTCTTGGCTATTGGGGTGCCACCTTCAGTTGCTTCATCCCTGCCTGTAGCTTTATGGTATGTTCTTATGACGCCATTCCTCTGTCTGGAGCTTAAAATCTATGGGCAGTGGATGTCAGGTGGTCAACGAAGACTTTCCAAGGTGGCTAATCCTTCCAACCATCTCTCAGTTGTTGGGAACTTTGTGGGAGCTCTATTGGGTGCATCCATGGGGCTTAAAGAAGGCCCTGTATTCTTCTTTGCAGTTGGATTGGCTCATTACACAGTCCTTTTTGTAACCCTTTACCAGAGACTTCCAACAAATGAAACACTCCCCAAAGAGCTCCATCCTGTATTCTTTCTGTTTGTTGCAGCACCAAGTGTTGCTTCAATGGCATGGGCCAACATCCAAGGCTCTTTCGATTATGGATCACGGATTGCCTACTTCATTGCCTTGTTCCTCTATTTCTCACTA GCAGTTCGGATTAACTTTTTCCGAGGATTCAA GTTCTCATTGGCTTGGTGGGCGTACACGTTCCCGATGACCGGTGCTGCGATCGCAACCATGAGATATTCAAGTGCGGTCACAAATGTAGTAACTCAAACTCTTTCTGTCATTCTATCTGTTGTTGCTACACTCACAGTAACAGCTCTGCTTGTGACCACTATACTGCATGCCTTTGTCCAACGAGACCTCTTCCCCAATGACATTGCCATTGCTATTAGCGACAGAAAACCAAAATCTCATAGGAGGTGGTTCAATCTTAATAGACATGGAAGCTCAGAGCATAATGCAGACATTGACACTTTCTTGAAATTTGCAAATGGCGACACCAAAGACATAGAAGCTGCGCTGAAAATTTCCAGTGCAGAAGCTAAATGA
- the LOC108450773 gene encoding S-type anion channel SLAH2 isoform X2, whose protein sequence is MDHGENPVSIELQEPAEPVPQLLKLISSNEVAGFDSIMEGETPVFPNPTNSSQPNGHQRKLSISISMPSSPTGATSAGTKNVLFVQDNAKGFKNGVPESCVGSKAKPKGVKFLSQPMPKGSVFGEGANMNQNPNVKKFKDKRFDSFKTWSGKLERQLTNLRGRQQESESEDDSVRPSENEALPVDRYFDALEGPELETLRASEEIVLPDDKTWPFLLRYPISSFGICLGVSSQAIMWKTLATATSTKFLHISLTVNLILWWISVALVAIVASIYLTKVILYFEAVRREYYHPIRVNFFFAPWISLLFLAIGVPPSVASSLPVALWYVLMTPFLCLELKIYGQWMSGGQRRLSKVANPSNHLSVVGNFVGALLGASMGLKEGPVFFFAVGLAHYTVLFVTLYQRLPTNETLPKELHPVFFLFVAAPSVASMAWANIQGSFDYGSRIAYFIALFLYFSLAVRINFFRGFKFSLAWWAYTFPMTGAAIATMRYSSAVTNVVTQTLSVILSVVATLTVTALLVTTILHAFVQRDLFPNDIAIAISDRKPKSHRRWFNLNRHGSSEHNADIDTFLKFANGDTKDIEAALKISSAEAK, encoded by the exons atggATCATGGTGAGAATCCGGTTTCAATAGAGTTGCAGGAACCTGCTGAACCAGTTCCACAGCTCCTCAAACTTATATCATCCAATGAAGTGGCTGGCTTTGATAGCATCATG GAAGGTGAAACGCCTGTTTTCCCAAATCCAACCAATAGTTCTCAACCCAATGGTCATCAGAGGAAGCTTTCTATTTCAATCAGCATGCCTTCATCTCCTACAGGAGCTACCTCAGCAGGCACCAAGAATGTTTTATTTGTTCAGGACAATGCCAAAGGTTTCAAGAATGGAGTTCCGGAATCTTGTGTGGGTAGTAAGGCAAAGCCTAAAGGAGTCAAGTTTCTGTCTCAGCCAATGCCCAAAGGATCAGTGTTTGGGGAGGGAGCTAATATGAATCAAAATCCAAACGTCAAAAAGTTCAAGGACAAGAGGTTCGATTCATTCAAAACATGGTCTGGGAAACTTGAAAGGCAGCTAACCAATTTACGAGGAAGGCAGCAGGAAAGTGAATCAGAAGACGACTCTGTGAGACCTTCAGAGAATGAAGCCTTACCTGTGGACCGATACTTTGATGCACTTGAAGGACCAGAGTTGGAGACCCTAAGG GCTTCGGAGGAGATTGTGCTTCCAGATGACAAGACTTGGCCTTTCCTTCTTAGGTATCCAATCTCTTCATTTGGTATCTGTCTGGGAGTTAGCAGCCAAGCTATTATGTGGAAAACACTGGCCACTGCTACCTCTACAAAATTTCTTCACATCAGCCTCACTGTAAATCTCATCCTATGGTGGATATCTGTCGCTCTGGTAGCCATTGTTGCTTCCATCTACCTTACCAAAGTGATACTCTACTTCGAAGCTGTTCGTAGAGAGTATTACCATCCCATCCGAGTCAACTTCTTCTTTGCTCCTTGGATATCTCTTCTCTTCTTGGCTATTGGGGTGCCACCTTCAGTTGCTTCATCCCTGCCTGTAGCTTTATGGTATGTTCTTATGACGCCATTCCTCTGTCTGGAGCTTAAAATCTATGGGCAGTGGATGTCAGGTGGTCAACGAAGACTTTCCAAGGTGGCTAATCCTTCCAACCATCTCTCAGTTGTTGGGAACTTTGTGGGAGCTCTATTGGGTGCATCCATGGGGCTTAAAGAAGGCCCTGTATTCTTCTTTGCAGTTGGATTGGCTCATTACACAGTCCTTTTTGTAACCCTTTACCAGAGACTTCCAACAAATGAAACACTCCCCAAAGAGCTCCATCCTGTATTCTTTCTGTTTGTTGCAGCACCAAGTGTTGCTTCAATGGCATGGGCCAACATCCAAGGCTCTTTCGATTATGGATCACGGATTGCCTACTTCATTGCCTTGTTCCTCTATTTCTCACTA GCAGTTCGGATTAACTTTTTCCGAGGATTCAA GTTCTCATTGGCTTGGTGGGCGTACACGTTCCCGATGACCGGTGCTGCGATCGCAACCATGAGATATTCAAGTGCGGTCACAAATGTAGTAACTCAAACTCTTTCTGTCATTCTATCTGTTGTTGCTACACTCACAGTAACAGCTCTGCTTGTGACCACTATACTGCATGCCTTTGTCCAACGAGACCTCTTCCCCAATGACATTGCCATTGCTATTAGCGACAGAAAACCAAAATCTCATAGGAGGTGGTTCAATCTTAATAGACATGGAAGCTCAGAGCATAATGCAGACATTGACACTTTCTTGAAATTTGCAAATGGCGACACCAAAGACATAGAAGCTGCGCTGAAAATTTCCAGTGCAGAAGCTAAATGA